Proteins from a single region of Streptomyces vinaceus:
- the rplM gene encoding 50S ribosomal protein L13, protein MRTFSPKPGDISRQWLVIDAQDVVLGRLATQAAALLRGKHKPTYAPHMDMGDFVVIINADKVHLSGNKASQKMAYRHSGFPGGLRSVRYDDLLANNPEKAVEKAVKGMLPKNTLGRQMLSKLKVYSGDQHPHAAQQPVPFEITQVAQ, encoded by the coding sequence GTGCGTACGTTCAGCCCCAAGCCCGGCGACATCTCGCGCCAGTGGCTCGTCATCGACGCCCAGGACGTTGTCCTCGGCCGTCTGGCGACCCAGGCAGCTGCCCTCCTGCGCGGCAAGCACAAGCCGACCTATGCGCCTCACATGGACATGGGCGACTTCGTCGTCATCATCAACGCCGACAAGGTTCACCTGTCCGGCAACAAGGCGTCGCAGAAGATGGCGTACCGCCACTCCGGCTTCCCGGGCGGTCTCCGCTCCGTGCGTTACGACGACCTCCTGGCGAACAACCCGGAGAAGGCCGTCGAGAAGGCCGTCAAGGGCATGCTCCCCAAGAACACCCTGGGCCGTCAGATGCTCTCGAAGCTGAAGGTCTACTCGGGCGACCAGCACCCCCACGCTGCCCAGCAGCCGGTGCCGTTCGAGATCACCCAGGTCGCGCAGTAG
- a CDS encoding glycosyltransferase family 87 protein, producing the protein MKREKHGFGDRLLDWLLRPASRPWQLLSLAVVLGVCVSTSLRENWGSDNAFVVKAAQTLLAGGSPYEDKRFLYLPSAVLMAVPEALLPTAVLRWTLPVAMSGLLGIGWLAALRMFSVPLRSRFAVVGFPVLALAYKPYVNLVLIGNWTSISAAALPVALLLAHRRSWAAAGLVVGLAIACKPMLVPVGLVFVLARQWRGLAVAVLVPLGMSLLGALMMPSPTLFFTKTLPFLLQGQDAYALPWDASPIAVLPRLGVPGPVAVVVAFAGAGAGLWAARTRWRRTEQETDGGELRLVETACMVMLAAFLVSRPSFDHYLLVVLPLLLASAVRPGSMPRSPWFWLALTPQVALLPWPSELAHKRRAFKDCATLCGLAILLVRRALRSTRVTLEPVTTAGSPPRTEPECAATPAESASRTAF; encoded by the coding sequence ATGAAGCGGGAGAAGCACGGCTTCGGCGACCGGCTGCTCGACTGGCTGCTGCGGCCCGCCTCCCGGCCCTGGCAGCTGCTCTCCCTCGCGGTGGTCCTGGGGGTCTGCGTCTCCACGAGCCTGCGGGAGAACTGGGGCTCCGACAACGCCTTCGTGGTCAAGGCGGCGCAGACGCTGCTGGCCGGCGGGTCGCCGTACGAGGACAAGCGCTTCCTGTACCTGCCCAGCGCCGTCCTGATGGCCGTTCCCGAGGCGCTGCTGCCGACGGCGGTGCTGCGCTGGACCCTGCCGGTCGCGATGTCCGGGCTGCTGGGCATCGGGTGGCTGGCCGCGCTGCGGATGTTCTCGGTGCCGCTGCGCTCGCGTTTCGCGGTCGTCGGTTTCCCGGTGCTGGCCCTGGCCTACAAGCCCTACGTGAACCTCGTGCTGATCGGCAACTGGACGTCGATCTCGGCGGCCGCACTGCCGGTGGCGCTGCTGCTCGCGCACCGGCGGTCCTGGGCGGCCGCCGGGCTGGTGGTGGGGCTGGCCATCGCCTGCAAGCCGATGCTGGTGCCGGTCGGGCTGGTCTTCGTCCTGGCCAGGCAGTGGCGGGGGCTGGCCGTGGCCGTGCTCGTGCCGCTGGGGATGTCGCTGCTCGGGGCGCTGATGATGCCCAGCCCGACGCTGTTCTTCACCAAGACCCTGCCGTTCCTGCTCCAGGGGCAGGACGCGTACGCGCTGCCCTGGGACGCCTCGCCGATAGCGGTGCTGCCCCGGCTGGGGGTGCCGGGGCCGGTGGCGGTCGTGGTGGCCTTCGCGGGGGCCGGGGCGGGGCTGTGGGCCGCCCGGACGCGGTGGCGGCGTACCGAGCAGGAGACGGACGGGGGAGAACTGCGGCTCGTGGAGACGGCCTGCATGGTGATGCTCGCCGCATTTCTGGTCTCCCGGCCCTCCTTCGACCACTACCTGCTGGTGGTGCTGCCGCTGCTGCTCGCGTCGGCGGTGCGGCCTGGCTCGATGCCCCGTTCCCCCTGGTTCTGGCTGGCCCTGACGCCCCAGGTGGCGCTCCTGCCGTGGCCCTCCGAGCTGGCCCACAAGCGGCGCGCGTTCAAGGACTGCGCCACCCTGTGCGGGCTCGCGATCCTGCTGGTGCGTCGTGCGCTGCGCTCCACTCGGGTTACCCTGGAGCCTGTAACAACTGCGGGGTCCCCACCCAGGACCGAACCGGAGTGCGCCGCGACGCCAGCAGAATCGGCATCGCGGACCGCGTTTTGA
- a CDS encoding ABC-F family ATP-binding cassette domain-containing protein encodes MGHLEASHLEYYLPDGRVLLPDVSFRVGEGSVVALVGANGAGKSTLLKLVSGELQPHGGGVTVSGGLGVMSQFVGSVRDETTVRDLLVSVAQPRIREAAKAVDHAEHLIMTVDDESAQMAYAQALSDWADVQGYEAETLWDVCTMAALAVPYDAAQFREVRTLSGGEQKRLVLEALLRGPDEVLLLDEPDNYLDVPGKRWLEEQLKATRKTVLFVSHDRELLSRAAEKIISLEPSPTGTDVWVHGSGFDTYHEARKERFARFEELKRRWDEEHARLKALVLRLRNQAASSPDMASRYRAMQTRFQKFEEAGPPPEPPREQDIKMRLKGGRTGVRALTVENLELTGLMKPFSLEVFYGERVAVLGSNGSGKSHFLRLLAGEDVKHTGGFKLGARVVPGHFAQTHAHPELFGRTLVDILWTEAAKPLGPAMAVLRRYELERQGEQPFERLSGGQQARFQILLLELAGTTALLLDEPTDNLDLESAEALQDGLESYEGTVLCVTHDRWFARTFDRFLVFGSDGVVRETQGPVWDERRVERKR; translated from the coding sequence ATGGGACATCTCGAAGCCAGCCACCTGGAGTACTACCTTCCCGACGGGCGGGTCCTGCTCCCCGACGTCTCCTTCCGCGTGGGGGAGGGGTCGGTCGTCGCCCTCGTCGGGGCGAACGGCGCCGGCAAGTCCACCCTGCTGAAGCTGGTCTCCGGCGAGCTCCAGCCGCACGGCGGCGGGGTCACCGTGAGCGGCGGCCTCGGTGTGATGTCGCAGTTCGTGGGCTCGGTACGGGACGAGACGACCGTACGTGACCTGCTGGTCTCGGTGGCCCAGCCGCGGATCCGCGAGGCCGCGAAGGCCGTCGACCACGCCGAGCACCTGATCATGACGGTGGACGACGAGTCCGCGCAGATGGCGTACGCGCAGGCGCTCAGCGACTGGGCCGACGTCCAGGGCTACGAGGCCGAGACGCTGTGGGACGTCTGCACCATGGCGGCGCTGGCCGTCCCGTACGACGCCGCGCAGTTCCGCGAGGTGCGCACGCTGTCGGGCGGTGAGCAGAAGCGGCTCGTGCTGGAGGCGCTGCTGCGCGGGCCGGACGAGGTGCTGCTGCTGGACGAGCCGGACAACTACCTGGACGTCCCGGGCAAGCGGTGGCTGGAGGAACAGCTCAAGGCCACCCGCAAGACCGTGCTCTTCGTCTCCCACGACCGGGAGCTGCTGTCGCGGGCGGCCGAGAAGATCATCAGCCTGGAGCCGAGCCCCACGGGCACGGACGTGTGGGTGCACGGCTCGGGCTTCGACACGTACCACGAGGCCCGCAAGGAGCGCTTCGCGCGCTTCGAGGAGCTCAAGCGGCGCTGGGACGAGGAGCACGCCCGGCTGAAGGCGCTGGTCCTGCGGCTGCGCAACCAGGCCGCGAGCAGCCCCGACATGGCCTCGCGCTACCGGGCGATGCAGACGCGCTTCCAGAAGTTCGAGGAGGCGGGTCCGCCGCCGGAGCCGCCGCGGGAGCAGGACATCAAGATGCGCCTGAAGGGCGGCCGGACCGGCGTGCGCGCGCTGACCGTGGAGAACCTTGAGCTCACCGGCCTGATGAAGCCGTTCTCGCTGGAGGTCTTCTACGGGGAGCGCGTCGCGGTGCTCGGCTCGAACGGCTCCGGGAAATCGCACTTCCTGCGGCTGCTGGCGGGCGAGGACGTCAAGCACACGGGCGGCTTCAAGCTGGGCGCACGGGTGGTTCCCGGTCATTTCGCGCAGACCCACGCGCACCCCGAGCTGTTCGGGCGCACGCTCGTCGACATCCTGTGGACGGAGGCGGCGAAGCCGCTCGGGCCCGCCATGGCCGTCCTGCGCCGGTACGAGCTGGAGCGGCAGGGGGAGCAGCCGTTCGAGCGGCTGTCGGGCGGGCAGCAGGCGCGTTTCCAGATCCTGCTGCTGGAGCTGGCCGGCACCACGGCGCTGCTCCTGGACGAGCCCACGGACAACCTGGACCTGGAGTCGGCGGAGGCCCTCCAGGACGGCCTGGAGTCGTACGAGGGCACTGTGCTCTGCGTCACGCACGACCGGTGGTTCGCGCGGACATTTGACCGTTTCCTGGTCTTCGGTTCCGACGGTGTTGTGCGAGAGACTCAGGGACCCGTCTGGGACGAACGTAGGGTCGAGCGCAAGCGCTAG
- the truA gene encoding tRNA pseudouridine(38-40) synthase TruA yields the protein MSDEVEPGHVRVRLDLSYDGKDFSGWAKQRVLRTVQGELESALQTVMRLPDPVELTVAGRTDAGVHARGQVAQFDVRDEVWAEHHDKLLRRLAGRLPHDVRVWKAAEAPEGFNARFSAIWRRYAYRVGDHQGGVDPLRRGHVLWHQWPLDVDAMNEAAAALLGEHDFAAYCKKREGATTIRTLQQLSWERGEDGIVTATVRADAFCHNMVRSLVGALLHVGDGHRPTDWPGKVLRAAVRDSSVHVVKPHGLTLEEVGYPADELLAARSKEARNMRTLPGAGCC from the coding sequence GTGAGTGACGAGGTGGAGCCCGGGCACGTCCGGGTACGGCTGGACCTTTCGTACGACGGCAAGGACTTCTCCGGCTGGGCGAAGCAGCGCGTGCTGCGCACCGTCCAGGGCGAGCTGGAGTCGGCCCTGCAGACCGTGATGCGGCTGCCGGACCCGGTCGAGCTGACCGTGGCCGGGCGGACCGACGCCGGCGTGCACGCGCGCGGGCAGGTCGCGCAGTTCGACGTACGCGACGAGGTGTGGGCCGAGCACCACGACAAGCTGCTGCGCCGCCTCGCGGGCCGGCTGCCGCACGACGTACGGGTGTGGAAGGCGGCCGAGGCCCCCGAGGGCTTCAACGCACGGTTCTCCGCCATCTGGCGCCGGTACGCCTACCGCGTCGGCGACCACCAGGGGGGCGTCGACCCGCTGCGCCGCGGGCACGTGCTGTGGCACCAGTGGCCGCTCGACGTGGACGCCATGAACGAGGCCGCCGCCGCGCTGCTCGGCGAGCACGACTTCGCCGCGTACTGCAAGAAGCGCGAGGGCGCCACGACCATCCGCACCCTCCAGCAGCTCAGCTGGGAGCGCGGCGAGGACGGGATCGTCACGGCGACCGTGCGCGCCGACGCCTTCTGCCACAACATGGTCCGCTCGCTGGTCGGCGCCCTGCTGCACGTCGGTGACGGGCACCGGCCGACCGACTGGCCGGGCAAGGTGCTGCGGGCCGCCGTACGGGACTCCTCGGTGCACGTGGTGAAGCCGCACGGGCTGACCCTGGAGGAGGTCGGCTACCCGGCGGACGAGCTGCTGGCCGCCCGCAGCAAGGAGGCCCGCAACATGCGCACCCTGCCGGGCGCCGGCTGCTGCTGA
- the rplQ gene encoding 50S ribosomal protein L17: MPRPAKGARLGGSAAHEKHLLANLAKALFEHGRITTTEAKARRLRPYAERLVTKAKKGDIHNRRLVLQTITDKSIVHTLFTEIAPRYENRPGGYTRITKIGNRRGDNAPMAVIELVEALTVAQQATGEAEAATKRAAKDAEAVAEAPAAEETKEA, translated from the coding sequence ATGCCGCGTCCCGCAAAGGGTGCCCGTCTGGGCGGCTCCGCCGCGCACGAGAAGCACCTTCTCGCGAACCTCGCGAAGGCGCTCTTCGAGCACGGCCGCATCACCACCACCGAGGCCAAGGCCCGCCGCCTGCGTCCCTACGCCGAGCGTCTGGTCACCAAGGCCAAGAAGGGCGACATCCACAACCGTCGCCTGGTGCTGCAGACGATCACGGACAAGAGCATCGTGCACACGCTGTTCACCGAGATCGCCCCGCGCTACGAGAACCGCCCCGGTGGTTACACGCGCATCACCAAGATCGGCAACCGTCGTGGCGACAACGCCCCGATGGCCGTGATCGAGCTGGTCGAGGCCCTCACGGTCGCCCAGCAGGCCACTGGTGAGGCCGAGGCCGCCACCAAGCGCGCCGCGAAGGACGCCGAGGCCGTGGCCGAGGCTCCCGCCGCTGAGGAGACCAAGGAGGCCTGA
- a CDS encoding DNA-directed RNA polymerase subunit alpha, whose product MLIAQRPSLTEEVVDEYRSRFVIEPLEPGFGYTLGNSLRRTLLSSIPGAAVTSIRVDGVLHEFTTVPGVKEDVTDIILNIKQLVVSSEHDEPVVMYLRKQGPGLVTAADIAPPAGVEVHNPDLVLATLNGKGKLEMELTVERGRGYVSAVQNKQLGQEIGRIPVDSIYSPVLKVTYKVEATRVEQRTDFDKLIVDVETKQAMRPRDAMASAGKTLVELFGLARELNIDAEGIDMGPSPTDAALAADLALPIEELELTVRSYNCLKREGIHSVGELVARSEADLLDIRNFGAKSIDEVKAKLAGMGLALKDSPPGFDPTAAADAFGADDDADAGFVETEQY is encoded by the coding sequence ATGCTTATCGCTCAGCGTCCTTCGCTGACCGAAGAGGTCGTCGACGAGTACCGCTCGCGGTTCGTGATCGAGCCGCTGGAGCCGGGCTTCGGCTACACCCTCGGCAACTCGCTTCGCCGTACGCTCCTGTCCTCGATCCCGGGTGCCGCTGTCACCAGCATCCGCGTGGACGGCGTCCTGCACGAGTTCACCACCGTGCCCGGTGTGAAGGAAGACGTCACCGACATCATCCTCAACATCAAGCAGCTGGTCGTCTCCTCGGAGCACGACGAGCCGGTCGTGATGTACCTGCGCAAGCAGGGTCCCGGCCTGGTCACCGCTGCCGACATCGCGCCCCCGGCCGGTGTCGAGGTGCACAACCCGGACCTGGTCCTCGCCACGCTCAACGGCAAGGGCAAGCTGGAGATGGAGCTGACCGTCGAGCGCGGTCGCGGCTACGTCTCCGCCGTCCAGAACAAGCAGCTGGGCCAGGAGATCGGCCGCATCCCGGTCGACTCCATCTACAGCCCGGTCCTCAAGGTCACCTACAAGGTCGAGGCGACCCGAGTCGAGCAGCGCACCGACTTCGACAAGCTCATCGTCGACGTCGAGACCAAGCAGGCCATGCGCCCGCGCGACGCCATGGCGTCCGCCGGCAAGACCCTGGTCGAGCTGTTCGGTCTGGCGCGCGAGCTCAACATCGACGCCGAGGGCATCGACATGGGCCCGTCCCCGACGGACGCCGCCCTGGCCGCCGACCTGGCGCTGCCGATCGAGGAGCTCGAGCTCACCGTTCGGTCGTACAACTGCCTCAAGCGCGAGGGCATCCACTCCGTGGGTGAGCTCGTCGCCCGCTCCGAGGCCGACCTGCTCGACATCCGCAACTTCGGTGCGAAGTCGATCGACGAGGTCAAGGCGAAGCTGGCCGGCATGGGCCTGGCCCTCAAGGACAGCCCGCCCGGATTCGACCCGACCGCCGCCGCCGACGCCTTCGGCGCCGACGACGACGCGGACGCCGGTTTCGTCGAGACCGAGCAGTACTGA
- the rpsK gene encoding 30S ribosomal protein S11, with product MPPKGRQGAAKKVRRKEKKNVAHGHAHIKSTFNNTIVSITDPSGNVISWASAGHVGFKGSRKSTPFAAQMAAESAARRAQEHGMRKVDVFVKGPGSGRETAIRSLQATGLEVGSIQDVTPTPHNGCRPPKRRRV from the coding sequence ATGCCCCCCAAGGGTCGTCAGGGCGCTGCCAAGAAGGTGCGCCGCAAGGAAAAGAAGAACGTCGCTCACGGGCACGCCCACATCAAGAGCACGTTCAACAACACGATCGTCTCGATCACGGACCCCTCGGGCAACGTGATCTCCTGGGCCTCCGCCGGCCACGTCGGCTTCAAGGGCTCGCGCAAGTCCACCCCCTTCGCCGCGCAGATGGCCGCCGAGTCGGCCGCCCGCCGCGCGCAGGAGCACGGCATGCGCAAGGTCGACGTCTTCGTCAAGGGTCCCGGCTCCGGCCGTGAGACCGCGATCCGCTCCCTCCAGGCCACCGGCCTGGAGGTCGGCTCGATCCAGGACGTCACCCCCACCCCGCACAACGGCTGCCGCCCGCCGAAGCGCCGCCGCGTCTGA
- the rpsM gene encoding 30S ribosomal protein S13, whose protein sequence is MARVSGVDIPREKRVEIALTYVFGIGRTRSKEILASTGVNPNTRVRDLAEEDLVKIREYVDANLRTEGDLRREIQGDIRRKIEIQCYQGIRHRRGLPVHGQRTSTNARTRKGPRRAIAGKKKPGKK, encoded by the coding sequence ATGGCACGCGTTTCCGGTGTTGACATCCCGCGCGAAAAGCGTGTGGAGATCGCACTCACCTACGTCTTCGGTATCGGGCGCACCCGGTCCAAGGAGATCCTCGCCTCCACCGGCGTGAACCCGAACACCCGCGTTCGTGACCTGGCCGAAGAGGACCTCGTCAAGATCCGCGAGTACGTGGACGCCAACCTCCGTACCGAGGGTGACCTCCGCCGCGAGATCCAGGGCGACATCCGCCGCAAGATCGAGATCCAGTGCTACCAGGGTATCCGCCACCGTCGCGGCCTCCCGGTGCACGGTCAGCGCACCAGCACGAACGCGCGTACCCGCAAGGGCCCGCGTCGCGCGATCGCCGGTAAGAAGAAGCCGGGCAAGAAGTAG
- the rpmJ gene encoding 50S ribosomal protein L36 encodes MKVKPSVKKICDKCKVIRRHGRVMVICDNLRHKQRQG; translated from the coding sequence ATGAAGGTCAAGCCGAGCGTCAAGAAGATCTGCGACAAGTGCAAGGTGATCCGCCGTCACGGCCGGGTCATGGTCATCTGCGACAACCTGCGCCACAAGCAGCGCCAGGGCTGA
- the infA gene encoding translation initiation factor IF-1, with translation MAKKQGAIEIEGTVIESLPNAMFKVELQNGHKVLAHISGKMRMHYIRILPDDRVVVELSPYDLTRGRIVYRYK, from the coding sequence GTGGCCAAGAAGCAAGGTGCCATCGAAATCGAGGGCACCGTGATCGAGTCCCTCCCGAACGCGATGTTCAAGGTGGAACTGCAGAACGGTCACAAGGTCCTCGCGCACATCAGCGGCAAGATGCGTATGCACTACATCCGCATCCTCCCGGATGACCGGGTCGTTGTGGAGCTGTCTCCGTACGACCTGACGCGTGGCCGGATCGTCTACCGATACAAGTAG
- the map gene encoding type I methionyl aminopeptidase produces the protein MVQIKTPEQIAKMREAGLVVAAIHAATREAAVPGATTRDLDMVARKVIADAGAKSNFLGYGGFPATICTSVNEVVVHGIPDDKTVLKDGDVISIDAGAIVDGWHGDAAYTAFVGTGHAPELIELSRVTEESMWAGIAAMKLGNRLVDISKAIEGYIRRQPRPATGKYGIIEDYGGHGIGSEMHMDPHLLNYVSRKRGKGIKLVPGVCLAIEPMVSLGTPQTEVLADDWTVITTDGTWSSHWEHSIALTEAGPIVLTSPDCGKAKLAEYGVTTAPDPLG, from the coding sequence ATGGTCCAGATCAAGACCCCCGAGCAGATCGCGAAGATGCGCGAGGCAGGGCTGGTCGTCGCCGCGATCCACGCGGCGACCCGTGAGGCGGCCGTACCCGGCGCCACGACGCGGGATCTGGACATGGTGGCCCGCAAGGTCATCGCGGATGCCGGGGCCAAGTCGAACTTCCTCGGCTACGGCGGCTTCCCCGCGACGATCTGCACGTCCGTGAACGAGGTCGTCGTCCACGGCATCCCGGACGACAAGACGGTCCTCAAGGACGGCGACGTCATCTCGATCGACGCCGGCGCGATCGTCGACGGCTGGCACGGGGACGCCGCGTACACGGCCTTCGTGGGCACGGGTCACGCTCCGGAGCTGATCGAGCTCTCCCGGGTGACCGAGGAGTCGATGTGGGCCGGCATCGCCGCGATGAAGCTCGGCAACCGCCTCGTGGACATCTCCAAGGCGATCGAGGGCTACATCCGCCGCCAGCCGCGTCCGGCGACCGGCAAGTACGGGATCATCGAGGACTACGGCGGCCACGGCATCGGGTCCGAGATGCACATGGACCCCCACCTGCTGAACTACGTCTCCCGCAAGCGCGGCAAGGGCATCAAGCTGGTCCCGGGCGTCTGCCTGGCGATCGAGCCCATGGTGTCCCTGGGCACGCCCCAGACGGAGGTCCTGGCGGACGACTGGACGGTCATCACCACGGACGGGACTTGGTCCTCGCACTGGGAGCACTCCATCGCCCTGACCGAGGCGGGGCCCATCGTCCTGACGAGCCCGGACTGCGGCAAGGCGAAGCTGGCCGAGTACGGCGTGACGACCGCGCCGGACCCGCTCGGTTAA
- a CDS encoding adenylate kinase has product MRIVLVGPPGAGKGTQAAFLAKNLSIPHISTGDLFRANISQNTELGQRAKAFMDAGDLVPDEITIGMAKDRMEQPDAVNGFLLDGFPRNVSQAEALDEMLHAANMKLDAVLDLEVEEDEVVKRIAGRRICRNDSAHVFHVEYAAPKVEGVCDTCGGELYQRDDDSEATVRNRLEVYHTQTEPIIDYYKAQGLLVTIPALGEVAEVTQRAMDALKK; this is encoded by the coding sequence ATGCGAATCGTCCTCGTCGGACCGCCCGGTGCGGGCAAGGGAACGCAGGCCGCGTTCCTTGCGAAGAACCTGTCGATCCCGCACATCTCCACGGGCGACCTCTTCCGGGCCAACATCAGCCAGAACACCGAGCTGGGCCAGCGCGCGAAGGCGTTCATGGACGCCGGTGACCTCGTCCCCGACGAGATCACCATCGGCATGGCCAAGGACCGTATGGAGCAGCCGGACGCCGTGAACGGCTTCCTGCTGGACGGCTTCCCGCGCAACGTCTCCCAGGCGGAGGCGCTGGACGAGATGCTGCACGCCGCGAACATGAAGCTGGACGCCGTCCTCGACCTGGAGGTCGAGGAGGACGAGGTCGTCAAGCGCATCGCCGGCCGCCGGATCTGCCGCAACGACTCCGCCCACGTCTTCCACGTCGAGTACGCGGCGCCGAAGGTCGAGGGCGTCTGCGACACCTGCGGCGGCGAGCTCTACCAGCGCGACGACGACTCCGAGGCCACGGTCCGCAACCGCCTTGAGGTCTACCACACGCAGACCGAGCCGATCATCGACTACTACAAGGCTCAGGGCCTGCTGGTGACGATCCCCGCCCTCGGTGAGGTCGCGGAAGTCACGCAGCGTGCGATGGACGCGCTCAAGAAGTAG
- the secY gene encoding preprotein translocase subunit SecY: MLTAFARAFKTPDLRKKLLFTLGIIVLFRLGSHIPVPGVSYKNVQICVDQAGSSNSLFGLVNMFSGGALLQITIFALGIMPYITASIILQLLTVVIPKLENLKKEGQSGTAKITQYTRYLTVALAILQGTGLVATARTGALFQGCQVASQIVPNRSIFTTIVMVITMTAGTCVVMWLGELVTDRGIGNGMSILMFISIAAGFIGALWQIKLQGKIADGWVEFGVVILVGLAMVALVVFVEQAQRRIPVQYAKRMIGRRAYGGTSTYIPLKVNQAGVIPVIFASSLLYIPALIVQFSGSTAGWATWIQKHFVKGDHPYYIAAYFLLIVFFAFFYVAISFNPEEVADNMKKYGGFIPGIRAGRPTAEYLSYVLNRITWPGSLYLGLIALVPTMALAGFGANQNFPFGGTSILIIVGVGLETVKQIESQLQQRNYEGFLR; encoded by the coding sequence GTGCTCACCGCGTTCGCCCGGGCGTTCAAGACGCCCGACCTGCGCAAGAAGCTGCTCTTCACGCTCGGCATCATCGTGCTGTTCCGGCTCGGGTCCCACATCCCGGTACCCGGCGTGAGCTACAAGAACGTTCAGATCTGTGTGGACCAGGCCGGGAGCAGCAACAGCCTCTTCGGTCTCGTCAACATGTTCAGCGGCGGTGCGCTGCTGCAGATCACGATCTTCGCGCTCGGCATCATGCCGTACATCACGGCGAGCATCATCCTGCAGCTGCTGACCGTGGTCATCCCGAAGCTGGAGAACCTCAAAAAAGAGGGTCAGTCCGGCACGGCGAAGATCACTCAGTACACGCGCTATCTGACGGTCGCACTCGCGATCCTGCAGGGCACCGGCCTCGTCGCCACCGCCCGCACTGGTGCCCTGTTCCAGGGTTGCCAGGTCGCCAGCCAGATCGTCCCGAACCGGTCGATCTTCACCACCATCGTCATGGTCATCACGATGACCGCCGGTACCTGCGTCGTCATGTGGCTCGGTGAGCTCGTGACCGACCGCGGCATCGGCAACGGCATGTCGATCCTGATGTTCATCTCGATCGCCGCCGGCTTCATCGGCGCCCTGTGGCAGATCAAGCTCCAGGGCAAGATCGCCGACGGCTGGGTCGAGTTCGGCGTGGTCATCCTCGTCGGCCTGGCCATGGTCGCGCTCGTGGTCTTCGTCGAGCAGGCGCAGCGACGGATTCCGGTCCAGTACGCGAAGCGCATGATCGGCCGCCGCGCGTACGGGGGCACCTCGACCTACATCCCGCTCAAGGTGAACCAGGCCGGTGTCATCCCGGTCATCTTCGCCTCGTCGCTGCTGTACATCCCGGCGCTGATCGTGCAGTTCAGCGGCTCGACCGCCGGCTGGGCCACCTGGATCCAGAAGCACTTCGTCAAGGGCGACCACCCGTACTACATCGCGGCCTACTTCCTCCTGATCGTCTTCTTCGCGTTCTTCTACGTGGCGATTTCTTTCAACCCCGAGGAAGTTGCAGACAACATGAAGAAGTATGGTGGGTTCATCCCGGGTATCCGTGCCGGTCGACCCACCGCCGAGTACCTGAGCTACGTGCTCAACCGGATCACCTGGCCGGGGTCGCTGTACCTGGGTCTCATCGCTCTTGTGCCGACGATGGCGTTGGCCGGCTTCGGAGCGAACCAGAACTTCCCGTTCGGCGGGACGAGCATCCTCATCATCGTGGGTGTGGGTCTGGAAACCGTGAAGCAGATCGAGAGCCAGCTCCAGCAGCGCAATTACGAAGGGTTCCTCCGCTGA
- the rplO gene encoding 50S ribosomal protein L15, with protein MAENSPLKAHNLRPAPGAKTAKTRVGRGEASKGKTAGRGTKGQKARYQIPQRFEGGQMPLHMRLPKLKGFKNPFRTEFQVVNLDKLGALYPEGGEVTVADLVAKGAVRKNSLVKVLGQGEISVALTVSVDAVSASAKEKIAAAGGTVTELV; from the coding sequence ATGGCTGAGAACAGCCCGCTGAAGGCCCACAACCTCCGTCCCGCCCCCGGCGCCAAGACCGCGAAGACCCGTGTCGGTCGTGGTGAGGCGTCGAAGGGTAAGACGGCCGGTCGTGGTACGAAGGGCCAGAAGGCCCGTTACCAGATCCCGCAGCGCTTCGAGGGTGGGCAGATGCCCCTCCACATGCGTCTGCCGAAGCTCAAGGGCTTCAAGAACCCGTTCCGCACCGAGTTCCAGGTCGTCAACCTGGACAAGCTCGGCGCTCTCTACCCCGAGGGTGGAGAGGTCACGGTGGCCGACCTGGTCGCCAAGGGCGCGGTGCGCAAGAACAGCCTCGTCAAGGTCCTGGGCCAGGGCGAGATCTCCGTGGCGCTGACGGTTTCGGTTGACGCCGTTTCCGCCTCCGCCAAGGAGAAGATCGCCGCTGCCGGCGGCACCGTCACCGAGCTCGTCTAA
- the rpmD gene encoding 50S ribosomal protein L30, whose product MARLKITQTKSYIGSKQNHRDTLRSLGLKRLNDVVVKEDRPEFRGMVHTVRHLVTVEEVD is encoded by the coding sequence ATGGCTCGCCTCAAGATCACGCAGACGAAGTCGTACATCGGTAGCAAGCAGAACCACCGCGACACGCTGCGTTCGCTCGGGCTCAAGCGCCTGAACGACGTGGTCGTCAAGGAGGACCGCCCCGAGTTCCGCGGAATGGTTCACACCGTCCGCCACCTCGTGACGGTTGAGGAGGTTGACTAA